A DNA window from Bombus huntii isolate Logan2020A chromosome 10, iyBomHunt1.1, whole genome shotgun sequence contains the following coding sequences:
- the LOC126869905 gene encoding PH and SEC7 domain-containing protein isoform X11 translates to MLCIVEAGDVILRVNEVDVNRFSTKEVLKCLRLSSDPVTLKLRRDPAIKAHVRRLLSPGQPACDETDSTKISHEAMTFPNNPRPVSSGNGEDMEPRKPGTPELPGGSPQEPTAAKQYATRSNGSYSDASGSSELEALLPPVDSFKEEERAQWEPLSGDKFSRQKNTPRFEAYMMTGDLMLNLSRTQQSSGLLPKHQKKVDSLRYNNHHTHHHHNHHNHHHHNSVPTSPNEMLGHHRTYKCTGSNSASTSPVGISKRESGQCPGQSDTSKQNAASFGYSSGFVRTSRSEDHLQFQKDPSMSAVDIDIDDDVTSSLNTLLDTRPDSGQGLSSDRIVWTYNAPVSSPSASERTSCCQNGSSSQSSSSSSSTEGTSPQRSLSPTSPTSVSSSVMSSNSGSRRFPPPVPTGTSASALGPSGDGTTSSASGLHPTNGDLSQSEAISNMSSPDYNDEETMDILSARDIMMVSDPSDSDSTILASEPPQRRLKAAAAAASVPPASNAYTPAQENTEHRIVIQVKGPDKDATAARNTSPRQNRRRGNLSNPELVPTSTAQNTVQRPTGNTTPEFVGYQELKESEDENEALNIGNYEDKHGGASPPQSADEESDIESLHSFHYSPKAVDLPSAVRLAKRLYSLDGFKKSDVSRHLSKNNDFSRAVAEEYLRYFSFERDTLDVALRKFLAQFSLTGETQERERVLVHFSKRFLDCNPGAFNSQDAVHTLTCAIMLLNTDLHGQNIGRKMSCNEFIENLSELNDGDNFPREVLKQLYNAIKSFPLEWAFGMYWLFRDEEGDETANQAIQQGDGPAISGTGNPFLDVPNVTGATEFKKGYVMRKCCFDSNGKKTPFGKRGWKMYYCTLRELVLYLHKDEHGFRNDSLHNAIRIHHALATKASDYTKKEHVFRLQTADQAEYLFQTSDSKELQSWIDTINFVCASFSCQPLAGAVGSQRKFQRPLLPCSHTKLSPREQLRDHEERVSKLETELEEHRRHPPERGAKALTVQNYKEKDAYLHHELKRYKTYAYLLRSRLAFTEVEPSLVESSIGEVDEGSGALLNSEVALIPPPVPDRPAINRYSYRAAIYNRNLLNGQDYGGDIG, encoded by the exons GTCGAGGCCGGTGACGTCATACTCAGGGTGAACGAAGTCGATGTCAACCGATTCAGTACTAAAGAAG TGCTGAAATGTCTGCGGCTCTCGTCGGATCCCGTCACCCTGAAACTGCGAAGGG ATCCTGCAATAAAAGCTCACGTGCGTCGGCTGTTGTCACCGGGACAGCCGGCATGCGACGAGACGGATTCGACCAAAATCTCTCACGAGGCAATGACCTTCCCGAATAACCCCAGGCCGGTGTCATCGGGTAACGGCGAAGATATGGAACCAAGAAAGCCAGGAACACCGGAACTTCCGGGTGGCTCGCCACAGGAACCGACTGCCGCAAAACAGTATGCGACGAGAAGCAACGGATCCTACAGTGACGCTTCCGGATCCTCTGAACTAGAGGCGCTACTTCCGCCAGTGGATAGTTTCAAGGAGGAAGAACGTGCCCAATGGGAGCCTCTCTCCGGCGACAAGTTCTCCAGGCAGAAGAATACGCCTAG GTTCGAAGCGTACATGATGACCGGCGATCTAATGCTGAACCTGTCGCGCACGCAGCAGAGCAGCGGCCTGCTCCCGAAGCACCAGAAGAAGGTCGACTCGCTGAGGTACAACAATCATCATACCCACCATCACCATAATCACCACAATCACCACCATCATAACTCGGTACCGACCAGTCCTAACGAGATGCTGGGCCATCACCGTACTTACAAGTGTACCGGTTCGAATTCGGCCAGCACCTCACCGGTCGGGATCAGCAAACGTGAGAGCGGCCAGTGTCCAGGCCAGAGCGATACTAGCAAACAAAATGCCGCGAGTTTCGGTTATTCGAGCGGCTTCGTTCGCACCTCGCGCTCCGAGGACCACTTGCAATTCCAAAAGGATCCGTCAATGAGCGCGGTGGACATTGACATTGACGACGACGTCACGTCCAGCTTGAACACCCTGTTGGACACTCGACCTGACAGCGGCCAGGGTCTGTCCAGCGATCGAATCGTCTGGACGTACAACGCGCCAGTTAGCTCGCCGTCCGCCTCGGAGCGCACCTCCTGCTGTCAGAACGGCAGCTCCTCGCAATCTTCGTCGAGTAGCTCCTCGACGGAGGGAACTAGTCCCCAAAGATCCTTATCGCCAACCTCCCCTACCTCGGTCTCGTCCTCCGTCATGTCCTCCAATTCTGGATCCCGTAGGTTCCCACCGCCGGTACCCACGGGCACCAGCGCCTCAGCCCTGGGCCCCTCCGGCGACGGGACCACCTCCTCGGCCTCCGGCCTTCATCCCACCAACGGTGATCTCAGCCAGTCCGAGGCTATCAGCAACATGTCCAGTCCCGACTACAACGACGAGGAAACTATGGACATACTCAGTGCACGCGATATCATGATGGTCAGTGATCCGAGTGACAGTGACTCGACGATACTCGCCAGCGAGCCACCGCAGAGGAGGTTGAAGGCGGCAGCGGCGGCTGCTTCTGTACCACCGGCGTCGAACGCGTATACACCGGCGCAGGAGAATACCGAGCATAGGATAGTGATACAGGTGAAGGGGCCGGACAAGGACGCCACCGCGGCGAGGAACACCAGTCCCAGGCAGAATAGGCGACGGGGTAATCTCAGCAATCCGGAACTCGTGCCCACGTCCACCGCGCAGAACACCGTGCAACGGCCGACTGGCAATACCACGCCTGAGTTCGTCGGGTATCAG GAGCTGAAGGAGAGCGAGGACGAGAACGAAGCTCTGAACATCGGTAACTACGAGGACAAGCACGGAGGCGCATCACCGCCGCAGTCTGCGGACGAAGAGAGCGACATCGAAAGTTTGCACAGCTTCCATTACAGTCCGAAAGCGGTGGACCTACCATCGGCAGTTCGATTGGCCAAGAGGCTATACTCCTTGGACGGCTTCAAAAAGTCTGACGTCTCTAGACATCTTAGCAAAAA CAACGATTTTAGTAGAGCGGTAGCCGAAGAATACTTGAGATACTTCAGCTTCGAACGGGACACGCTGGACGTGGCTCTCAGAAAGTTCCTTGCCCAGTTCTCTTTGACTGGGGAGACCCAGGAAAGAGAGAGGGTTCTTGTACATTTCTCCAAGAGATTTCTCGATTGTAATCCGGGTGCATTTAATTCTCAGG ACGCTGTTCATACCTTAACCTGCGCCATAATGCTGCTCAATACCGACTTACACGGTCAGAATATCGGTAGAAAGATGTCGTGTAACGAATTTATCGAGAACCTCTCGGAACTGAACGACGGCGATAACTTCCCCAGAGAGGTGCTGAAACAGCTTTACAATGCCATCAAATCGTTCCCCTTGGAATGGGCCTT TGGGATGTATTGGCTGTTCAGAGACGAGGAAGGGGATGAAACTGCGAATCAGGCGATCCAACAGGGTGACGGTCCAGCGATATCTGGTACCGGAAATCCGTTTCTCGACGTGCCAAATGTTACGGGTGCTACGGAGTTTAAGAAAGGATACGTTATGCGGAAATGTTGCTTCGATTCCAACGGGAAGAAGA CACCGTTCGGCAAACGCGGCTGGAAGATGTATTATTGTACATTGAGGGAACTTGTATTATATTTGCACAAAGACGAGCATGGCTTCCGTAACGATAGTTTGCACAACGCGATACGCATTCATCACGCGTTAGCCACCAAAGCGTCCGATTACACGAAGAAGGAACACGTCTTCAGGTTACAGACTGCTGATCAAGCAGAGTATCTCTTCCAAACGAG TGATTCCAAAGAACTGCAGTCGTGGATAGACACGATCAACTTCGTTTGCGCCAGTTTTTCTTGCCAGCCACTAGCAGGAGCGGTGGGTTCTCAGCGAAAATTTCAACGGCCTCTGCTTCCGTGTAGCCACACGAAATTATCTCCT AGAGAACAGTTACGGGACCATGAGGAGAGGGTGAGCAAATTGGAGACTGAACTGGAGGAGCACAGACGACATCCGCCTGAGAGAGGAGCTAAGGCTCTCACTGTACAGAATTATAAGGAAAAAGATGCCTACTTACATCACGAG CTGAAGAGGTATAAAACATACGCGTACCTGTTACGATCCAGGTTGGCATTCACGGAGGTAGAACCGTCGCTGGTGGAGAGCAGTATCGGCGAGGTGGATGAGGGAAGCGGGGCCTTGCTGAACTCCGAAGTGGCACTGATACCGCCGCCCGTTCCCGATCGGCCAGCCATAAATAGGTACAGTTACAGGGCTGCCATTTACAACCGTAATCTGCTAAACGGTCAGGACTACGGCGGGGACATTGGTTGA
- the LOC126869905 gene encoding PH and SEC7 domain-containing protein isoform X14: protein MHTYRCCSFSLLLAQGTIHKCMRRSSYAKALSGLVFPVRRCTFRDTATRLHVSLSFLPVIDAVRLLNASHLPPHLVEAGDVILRVNEVDVNRFSTKEVLKCLRLSSDPVTLKLRRDPAIKAHVRRLLSPGQPACDETDSTKISHEAMTFPNNPRPVSSGNGEDMEPRKPGTPELPGGSPQEPTAAKQYATRSNGSYSDASGSSELEALLPPVDSFKEEERAQWEPLSGDKFSRQKNTPRFEAYMMTGDLMLNLSRTQQSSGLLPKHQKKVDSLRFPPPVPTGTSASALGPSGDGTTSSASGLHPTNGDLSQSEAISNMSSPDYNDEETMDILSARDIMMVSDPSDSDSTILASEPPQRRLKAAAAAASVPPASNAYTPAQENTEHRIVIQVKGPDKDATAARNTSPRQNRRRGNLSNPELVPTSTAQNTVQRPTGNTTPEFVGYQELKESEDENEALNIGNYEDKHGGASPPQSADEESDIESLHSFHYSPKAVDLPSAVRLAKRLYSLDGFKKSDVSRHLSKNNDFSRAVAEEYLRYFSFERDTLDVALRKFLAQFSLTGETQERERVLVHFSKRFLDCNPGAFNSQDAVHTLTCAIMLLNTDLHGQNIGRKMSCNEFIENLSELNDGDNFPREVLKQLYNAIKSFPLEWAFGMYWLFRDEEGDETANQAIQQGDGPAISGTGNPFLDVPNVTGATEFKKGYVMRKCCFDSNGKKTPFGKRGWKMYYCTLRELVLYLHKDEHGFRNDSLHNAIRIHHALATKASDYTKKEHVFRLQTADQAEYLFQTSDSKELQSWIDTINFVCASFSCQPLAGAVGSQRKFQRPLLPCSHTKLSPREQLRDHEERVSKLETELEEHRRHPPERGAKALTVQNYKEKDAYLHHELKRYKTYAYLLRSRLAFTEVEPSLVESSIGEVDEGSGALLNSEVALIPPPVPDRPAINRYSYRAAIYNRNLLNGQDYGGDIG, encoded by the exons ATGCACACGTATCGCTGCTGCAGTTTCTCGTTATTGTTAGCGCAAGGCACGATACATAAGTGCATGCGACGTTCAAGTTACGCGAAAGCTCTGTCTGGCCTCGTGTTTCCAGTCAGACGGTGCACCTTCCGCGATACAGCCACGAGATTGCATGTTTCGTTGTCTTTCTTGCCTGTGATCGACGCGGTTCGCCTGTTAAACGCCAGTCATTTACCACCACACCtt GTCGAGGCCGGTGACGTCATACTCAGGGTGAACGAAGTCGATGTCAACCGATTCAGTACTAAAGAAG TGCTGAAATGTCTGCGGCTCTCGTCGGATCCCGTCACCCTGAAACTGCGAAGGG ATCCTGCAATAAAAGCTCACGTGCGTCGGCTGTTGTCACCGGGACAGCCGGCATGCGACGAGACGGATTCGACCAAAATCTCTCACGAGGCAATGACCTTCCCGAATAACCCCAGGCCGGTGTCATCGGGTAACGGCGAAGATATGGAACCAAGAAAGCCAGGAACACCGGAACTTCCGGGTGGCTCGCCACAGGAACCGACTGCCGCAAAACAGTATGCGACGAGAAGCAACGGATCCTACAGTGACGCTTCCGGATCCTCTGAACTAGAGGCGCTACTTCCGCCAGTGGATAGTTTCAAGGAGGAAGAACGTGCCCAATGGGAGCCTCTCTCCGGCGACAAGTTCTCCAGGCAGAAGAATACGCCTAG GTTCGAAGCGTACATGATGACCGGCGATCTAATGCTGAACCTGTCGCGCACGCAGCAGAGCAGCGGCCTGCTCCCGAAGCACCAGAAGAAGGTCGACTCGCTGAG GTTCCCACCGCCGGTACCCACGGGCACCAGCGCCTCAGCCCTGGGCCCCTCCGGCGACGGGACCACCTCCTCGGCCTCCGGCCTTCATCCCACCAACGGTGATCTCAGCCAGTCCGAGGCTATCAGCAACATGTCCAGTCCCGACTACAACGACGAGGAAACTATGGACATACTCAGTGCACGCGATATCATGATGGTCAGTGATCCGAGTGACAGTGACTCGACGATACTCGCCAGCGAGCCACCGCAGAGGAGGTTGAAGGCGGCAGCGGCGGCTGCTTCTGTACCACCGGCGTCGAACGCGTATACACCGGCGCAGGAGAATACCGAGCATAGGATAGTGATACAGGTGAAGGGGCCGGACAAGGACGCCACCGCGGCGAGGAACACCAGTCCCAGGCAGAATAGGCGACGGGGTAATCTCAGCAATCCGGAACTCGTGCCCACGTCCACCGCGCAGAACACCGTGCAACGGCCGACTGGCAATACCACGCCTGAGTTCGTCGGGTATCAG GAGCTGAAGGAGAGCGAGGACGAGAACGAAGCTCTGAACATCGGTAACTACGAGGACAAGCACGGAGGCGCATCACCGCCGCAGTCTGCGGACGAAGAGAGCGACATCGAAAGTTTGCACAGCTTCCATTACAGTCCGAAAGCGGTGGACCTACCATCGGCAGTTCGATTGGCCAAGAGGCTATACTCCTTGGACGGCTTCAAAAAGTCTGACGTCTCTAGACATCTTAGCAAAAA CAACGATTTTAGTAGAGCGGTAGCCGAAGAATACTTGAGATACTTCAGCTTCGAACGGGACACGCTGGACGTGGCTCTCAGAAAGTTCCTTGCCCAGTTCTCTTTGACTGGGGAGACCCAGGAAAGAGAGAGGGTTCTTGTACATTTCTCCAAGAGATTTCTCGATTGTAATCCGGGTGCATTTAATTCTCAGG ACGCTGTTCATACCTTAACCTGCGCCATAATGCTGCTCAATACCGACTTACACGGTCAGAATATCGGTAGAAAGATGTCGTGTAACGAATTTATCGAGAACCTCTCGGAACTGAACGACGGCGATAACTTCCCCAGAGAGGTGCTGAAACAGCTTTACAATGCCATCAAATCGTTCCCCTTGGAATGGGCCTT TGGGATGTATTGGCTGTTCAGAGACGAGGAAGGGGATGAAACTGCGAATCAGGCGATCCAACAGGGTGACGGTCCAGCGATATCTGGTACCGGAAATCCGTTTCTCGACGTGCCAAATGTTACGGGTGCTACGGAGTTTAAGAAAGGATACGTTATGCGGAAATGTTGCTTCGATTCCAACGGGAAGAAGA CACCGTTCGGCAAACGCGGCTGGAAGATGTATTATTGTACATTGAGGGAACTTGTATTATATTTGCACAAAGACGAGCATGGCTTCCGTAACGATAGTTTGCACAACGCGATACGCATTCATCACGCGTTAGCCACCAAAGCGTCCGATTACACGAAGAAGGAACACGTCTTCAGGTTACAGACTGCTGATCAAGCAGAGTATCTCTTCCAAACGAG TGATTCCAAAGAACTGCAGTCGTGGATAGACACGATCAACTTCGTTTGCGCCAGTTTTTCTTGCCAGCCACTAGCAGGAGCGGTGGGTTCTCAGCGAAAATTTCAACGGCCTCTGCTTCCGTGTAGCCACACGAAATTATCTCCT AGAGAACAGTTACGGGACCATGAGGAGAGGGTGAGCAAATTGGAGACTGAACTGGAGGAGCACAGACGACATCCGCCTGAGAGAGGAGCTAAGGCTCTCACTGTACAGAATTATAAGGAAAAAGATGCCTACTTACATCACGAG CTGAAGAGGTATAAAACATACGCGTACCTGTTACGATCCAGGTTGGCATTCACGGAGGTAGAACCGTCGCTGGTGGAGAGCAGTATCGGCGAGGTGGATGAGGGAAGCGGGGCCTTGCTGAACTCCGAAGTGGCACTGATACCGCCGCCCGTTCCCGATCGGCCAGCCATAAATAGGTACAGTTACAGGGCTGCCATTTACAACCGTAATCTGCTAAACGGTCAGGACTACGGCGGGGACATTGGTTGA
- the LOC126869905 gene encoding PH and SEC7 domain-containing protein isoform X2, with product MHTYRCCSFSLLLAQGTIHKCMRRSSYAKALSGLVFPVRRCTFRDTATRLHVSLSFLPVIDAVRLLNASHLPPHLVEAGDVILRVNEVDVNRFSTKEVLKCLRLSSDPVTLKLRRDPAIKAHVRRLLSPGQPACDETDSTKISHEAMTFPNNPRPVSSGNGEDMEPRKPGTPELPGGSPQEPTAAKQYATRSNGSYSDASGSSELEALLPPVDSFKEEERAQWEPLSGDKFSRQKNTPRFEAYMMTGDLMLNLSRTQQSSGLLPKHQKKVDSLRYNNHHTHHHHNHHNHHHHNSVPTSPNEMLGHHRTYKCTGSNSASTSPVGISKRESGQCPGQSDTSKQNAASFGYSSGFVRTSRSEDHLQFQKDPSMSAVDIDIDDDVTSSLNTLLDTRPDSGQGLSSDRIVWTYNAPVSSPSASERTSCCQNGSSSQSSSSSSSTEGTSPQRSLSPTSPTSVSSSVMSSNSGSRRFPPPVPTGTSASALGPSGDGTTSSASGLHPTNGDLSQSEAISNMSSPDYNDEETMDILSARDIMMVSDPSDSDSTILASEPPQRRLKAAAAAASVPPASNAYTPAQENTEHRIVIQVKGPDKDATAARNTSPRQNRRRGNLSNPELVPTSTAQNTVQRPTGNTTPEFVGYQELKESEDENEALNIGNYEDKHGGASPPQSADEESDIESLHSFHYSPKAVDLPSAVRLAKRLYSLDGFKKSDVSRHLSKNNDFSRAVAEEYLRYFSFERDTLDVALRKFLAQFSLTGETQERERVLVHFSKRFLDCNPGAFNSQDAVHTLTCAIMLLNTDLHGQNIGRKMSCNEFIENLSELNDGDNFPREVLKQLYNAIKSFPLEWALDEEGDETANQAIQQGDGPAISGTGNPFLDVPNVTGATEFKKGYVMRKCCFDSNGKKTPFGKRGWKMYYCTLRELVLYLHKDEHGFRNDSLHNAIRIHHALATKASDYTKKEHVFRLQTADQAEYLFQTSDSKELQSWIDTINFVCASFSCQPLAGAVGSQRKFQRPLLPCSHTKLSPREQLRDHEERVSKLETELEEHRRHPPERGAKALTVQNYKEKDAYLHHELKRYKTYAYLLRSRLAFTEVEPSLVESSIGEVDEGSGALLNSEVALIPPPVPDRPAINRYSYRAAIYNRNLLNGQDYGGDIG from the exons ATGCACACGTATCGCTGCTGCAGTTTCTCGTTATTGTTAGCGCAAGGCACGATACATAAGTGCATGCGACGTTCAAGTTACGCGAAAGCTCTGTCTGGCCTCGTGTTTCCAGTCAGACGGTGCACCTTCCGCGATACAGCCACGAGATTGCATGTTTCGTTGTCTTTCTTGCCTGTGATCGACGCGGTTCGCCTGTTAAACGCCAGTCATTTACCACCACACCtt GTCGAGGCCGGTGACGTCATACTCAGGGTGAACGAAGTCGATGTCAACCGATTCAGTACTAAAGAAG TGCTGAAATGTCTGCGGCTCTCGTCGGATCCCGTCACCCTGAAACTGCGAAGGG ATCCTGCAATAAAAGCTCACGTGCGTCGGCTGTTGTCACCGGGACAGCCGGCATGCGACGAGACGGATTCGACCAAAATCTCTCACGAGGCAATGACCTTCCCGAATAACCCCAGGCCGGTGTCATCGGGTAACGGCGAAGATATGGAACCAAGAAAGCCAGGAACACCGGAACTTCCGGGTGGCTCGCCACAGGAACCGACTGCCGCAAAACAGTATGCGACGAGAAGCAACGGATCCTACAGTGACGCTTCCGGATCCTCTGAACTAGAGGCGCTACTTCCGCCAGTGGATAGTTTCAAGGAGGAAGAACGTGCCCAATGGGAGCCTCTCTCCGGCGACAAGTTCTCCAGGCAGAAGAATACGCCTAG GTTCGAAGCGTACATGATGACCGGCGATCTAATGCTGAACCTGTCGCGCACGCAGCAGAGCAGCGGCCTGCTCCCGAAGCACCAGAAGAAGGTCGACTCGCTGAGGTACAACAATCATCATACCCACCATCACCATAATCACCACAATCACCACCATCATAACTCGGTACCGACCAGTCCTAACGAGATGCTGGGCCATCACCGTACTTACAAGTGTACCGGTTCGAATTCGGCCAGCACCTCACCGGTCGGGATCAGCAAACGTGAGAGCGGCCAGTGTCCAGGCCAGAGCGATACTAGCAAACAAAATGCCGCGAGTTTCGGTTATTCGAGCGGCTTCGTTCGCACCTCGCGCTCCGAGGACCACTTGCAATTCCAAAAGGATCCGTCAATGAGCGCGGTGGACATTGACATTGACGACGACGTCACGTCCAGCTTGAACACCCTGTTGGACACTCGACCTGACAGCGGCCAGGGTCTGTCCAGCGATCGAATCGTCTGGACGTACAACGCGCCAGTTAGCTCGCCGTCCGCCTCGGAGCGCACCTCCTGCTGTCAGAACGGCAGCTCCTCGCAATCTTCGTCGAGTAGCTCCTCGACGGAGGGAACTAGTCCCCAAAGATCCTTATCGCCAACCTCCCCTACCTCGGTCTCGTCCTCCGTCATGTCCTCCAATTCTGGATCCCGTAGGTTCCCACCGCCGGTACCCACGGGCACCAGCGCCTCAGCCCTGGGCCCCTCCGGCGACGGGACCACCTCCTCGGCCTCCGGCCTTCATCCCACCAACGGTGATCTCAGCCAGTCCGAGGCTATCAGCAACATGTCCAGTCCCGACTACAACGACGAGGAAACTATGGACATACTCAGTGCACGCGATATCATGATGGTCAGTGATCCGAGTGACAGTGACTCGACGATACTCGCCAGCGAGCCACCGCAGAGGAGGTTGAAGGCGGCAGCGGCGGCTGCTTCTGTACCACCGGCGTCGAACGCGTATACACCGGCGCAGGAGAATACCGAGCATAGGATAGTGATACAGGTGAAGGGGCCGGACAAGGACGCCACCGCGGCGAGGAACACCAGTCCCAGGCAGAATAGGCGACGGGGTAATCTCAGCAATCCGGAACTCGTGCCCACGTCCACCGCGCAGAACACCGTGCAACGGCCGACTGGCAATACCACGCCTGAGTTCGTCGGGTATCAG GAGCTGAAGGAGAGCGAGGACGAGAACGAAGCTCTGAACATCGGTAACTACGAGGACAAGCACGGAGGCGCATCACCGCCGCAGTCTGCGGACGAAGAGAGCGACATCGAAAGTTTGCACAGCTTCCATTACAGTCCGAAAGCGGTGGACCTACCATCGGCAGTTCGATTGGCCAAGAGGCTATACTCCTTGGACGGCTTCAAAAAGTCTGACGTCTCTAGACATCTTAGCAAAAA CAACGATTTTAGTAGAGCGGTAGCCGAAGAATACTTGAGATACTTCAGCTTCGAACGGGACACGCTGGACGTGGCTCTCAGAAAGTTCCTTGCCCAGTTCTCTTTGACTGGGGAGACCCAGGAAAGAGAGAGGGTTCTTGTACATTTCTCCAAGAGATTTCTCGATTGTAATCCGGGTGCATTTAATTCTCAGG ACGCTGTTCATACCTTAACCTGCGCCATAATGCTGCTCAATACCGACTTACACGGTCAGAATATCGGTAGAAAGATGTCGTGTAACGAATTTATCGAGAACCTCTCGGAACTGAACGACGGCGATAACTTCCCCAGAGAGGTGCTGAAACAGCTTTACAATGCCATCAAATCGTTCCCCTTGGAATGGGCCTT AGACGAGGAAGGGGATGAAACTGCGAATCAGGCGATCCAACAGGGTGACGGTCCAGCGATATCTGGTACCGGAAATCCGTTTCTCGACGTGCCAAATGTTACGGGTGCTACGGAGTTTAAGAAAGGATACGTTATGCGGAAATGTTGCTTCGATTCCAACGGGAAGAAGA CACCGTTCGGCAAACGCGGCTGGAAGATGTATTATTGTACATTGAGGGAACTTGTATTATATTTGCACAAAGACGAGCATGGCTTCCGTAACGATAGTTTGCACAACGCGATACGCATTCATCACGCGTTAGCCACCAAAGCGTCCGATTACACGAAGAAGGAACACGTCTTCAGGTTACAGACTGCTGATCAAGCAGAGTATCTCTTCCAAACGAG TGATTCCAAAGAACTGCAGTCGTGGATAGACACGATCAACTTCGTTTGCGCCAGTTTTTCTTGCCAGCCACTAGCAGGAGCGGTGGGTTCTCAGCGAAAATTTCAACGGCCTCTGCTTCCGTGTAGCCACACGAAATTATCTCCT AGAGAACAGTTACGGGACCATGAGGAGAGGGTGAGCAAATTGGAGACTGAACTGGAGGAGCACAGACGACATCCGCCTGAGAGAGGAGCTAAGGCTCTCACTGTACAGAATTATAAGGAAAAAGATGCCTACTTACATCACGAG CTGAAGAGGTATAAAACATACGCGTACCTGTTACGATCCAGGTTGGCATTCACGGAGGTAGAACCGTCGCTGGTGGAGAGCAGTATCGGCGAGGTGGATGAGGGAAGCGGGGCCTTGCTGAACTCCGAAGTGGCACTGATACCGCCGCCCGTTCCCGATCGGCCAGCCATAAATAGGTACAGTTACAGGGCTGCCATTTACAACCGTAATCTGCTAAACGGTCAGGACTACGGCGGGGACATTGGTTGA